In the Nothobranchius furzeri strain GRZ-AD chromosome 15, NfurGRZ-RIMD1, whole genome shotgun sequence genome, one interval contains:
- the itpr3 gene encoding inositol 1,4,5-trisphosphate-gated calcium channel ITPR3 isoform X2, which translates to MSDSASSFLHIGDIVSLYAEGSVNGFISTLGLVDDRCVVEPAAGDLDNPPKKFRDCLFKVCPMSRYSAQKQYWKAKQAKHEKDKISDVVLLQKLQHASNLEQKQNETENKKVHGDVVKYGNVLQLLHMKSNKYLTVNKRLPALLEKNAMRVTLDATGNEGSWLFIQPFWKLRANGDNVVVGDKVILNPVNAGQPLHASNYELTDHPGCKEVNSVNCNTSWKINLFMMFSDHREDVLKGGDVVRLFHAEQEKFLTCDEYKTKLHVFLRTTLRQSATSATSSNALWEIEVVHHDPCRGGAGHWNSLYRFKHLATGSYLAAEENPGYKGDNVELSASMDGSRSNKRSQGERIKYKLVVVPHGNDIASLFELDPTTLQKTDSFVPRNSYVRLRHLCTNTWIQSTNVPIDVDEERPIRLMLGTCPTKEDKEAFSIVSVPVMEIRDLDFANDASAMLATVVKQFNSGFICPNDRRFAIKLLEDVVFFVADVVNSGQQVLDVVMTKPNRERQKLMREQNILKQIFGIIKAPFKDRGGGEGPLLRLEELMDQKNTLYKYMLRLCYRVLRHSQDDYRKNQEHIAKHFGVMQSQIGYDILAEDTITALLHNNRKLLEKHITKTEVETFVSLVRKNREPRFLDYLSDLCVSNNVAIPVTQELICKCVLDPDNQDILIKTERRVPKEAPHGGVQGDYTGMEDYGDEDEVWLVWSDRNKETQEKSIRQLSQEARQGNAHDENVLTYYRYQLKLFARMCLDRQYLAIHEISKQLDVELIFLCMMDESLPFDLRASFCRLMLHAHVDRDPQELVTPVKFARLWTEIPTSITIKDYDSNLDDSRDNKKNRFANTMAFMEEYLNNVLNEELPFHNEEKNKLTYEVVSLARHLIYFGFYSFFELLRLTRTLLGIIDCRPNLTQAGEMFPEEGSGKSVKRSIHGMGHMMTTMVLNRKQSMSGGAAGRGSGFVLEGPRDGKDSLDKQDLVVMDTKLKILEILQFILNVRLDYRISFLLSVFKKEFVDVYPMAEADATTNMEQAATINLQQIGEQAEAMFGVRKGNSILEVDDEGGRMFLRVLIHLTMHNYAPLVSGALQLLFRHFSQRQEVLHTFKQVQLLISAQDVDNYKLIKADLDRLRTLVEKSELWVEKKGSGRGEGKEKDEGAAEGKSPKEKLEKGNESYQNVKEILERLYKMCSTGVWKKQQRLLKNMGAHKVMLDLLQVSYDKNDVKMQEIIRYTHQFLQKFCMGNQENQALLHKNLALFLNPGLLEAETVQHIFNNNYQLCSEISESVLHHFIHCLATHGRHVQYLNFLHTIIKAEGKYVKKCQDMIMTELTNAGEDVVIFYNDKTSFDVMLALMAESREGVGENSPLRYHISLVELLAACAEGKNVYTEIKCTSLLPLEDAVRVVTHQDCITEVKIAYVNFVNHCYVDTEVEMKEIYTSNHIWKLFDDFTVDMARVCNKREKRLSDPILEKYIINVVFDTITAFFSSPFSENSTSLQTHHTIVTQLLQSSIRLLDCPWLQQQHRGQVETCIKTLSMTAKNRSIPLSLELEALIKNVLANSVQNSLNRSNPNYKSMSRSARPIPSSNPWDYKNIIEKLQDIINTLEERLKPLVNAELSVLVDVLHQPELLFQEGTDVRQRCESGGFISKLIQHTKTLMSSEEKLCIKVLRTLQEMLIRTLDFDEKGISLRKVLLQNYLFPNKKNNQKNELAELGAAGSEQERDWAMVAAVQCRLDREGGTKLFTDLVMSTKNDKIFQESIQLAICLLEGGNTEIQNSFYKLMMGDNKSEKFFKVLDDRMKEAQMDIKATVSVNVSEMTHKANEKELESAGSAALVLPGSGGHPLLVQGQSVASALPAQPPPEQPEMEMGPAVTIMKPILRFLQLLCENHNQNLQNFLRVQNNKTNYNLVCETLQFLDIMCGSTTGGLGLLGLYINESNVHLIIQTLETLTEYCQGPCQENQTCIVTHESNGIDIITALILNDISPLSRYRMEMVLQLKDNASKLLLALMESRHDNENAERILFNLRPRELVEVIKKAYLQDCECEEVEVSSREVGHNIYILAQQLARHNKFLQNLLKPQKKSPEGEEGISSMLNLNNRPLSQMLKSSAPVDVVEQDPLEFYDQLTSQIEIVREDRSMEQIVFPVHPICEFLTEESKSRVFNTTEQDEQGSKVTHFFEQTSFLHGEMEWQKKLRSMPVLYWFSRRMSLWGTISFNLAVFINLIIAFFYPYDSGQGAIDDSMLLMLFWILTGLSVLGLLSQRGLQPLTLALILRSIYHLGIGNTLILLGSLNLINKVVFVVSFVGNNGTFIMGYKAMVMDVEFLYHLAYVLTSTLGLFVHELFYSILLFDLIYREETLFNVIKSVTRNGRSILLTALLALILVYLFSIVGFLFLKEDFIMEVDHLSQIAEAPGQSEASQDFLSSCSSDGVSCTAEVGNRPEEDDEANTERACDTLLMCIVTVMNHGLRNGGGVGDVLRKPSKNEPLFPARVVYDLLFYFIVIIIVLNLIFGVIIDTFADLRSEKQKKEEILKTTCFICGLERDKFDNKTVSFEEHIKLEHNIWNYLYFIVLVREKNKTDYTGPESYVAHMIKNNNLDWFPRMQAMSLVVTDSDGEQNEMRMLQDKLASTMKVVMNLTTQLNDLKEQMTEQRKRKQRLGFQDVQVGASVAIPPTAAGGNHQIYKT; encoded by the exons CTGCTCCACATGAAGAGTAACAAATACCTGACGGTGAACAAACGGCTGCCGGCTCTGCTGGAGAAGAACGCCATGCGGGTGACGCTGGACGCCACGGGGAACGAAGGCTCGTGGCTCTTCATCCAGCCCTTCTGGAAGCTTCGCGCCAACGGAGACAAC gtggtggtcggagacaAAGTCATCCTGAATCCGGTGAACGCCGGCCAGCCACTGCACGCCTCCAACTACGAGCTGACCGACCATCCTGGATGTAAAGAG gtgaactcGGTGAACTGCAACACCAGCTGGAAAATCAACCTGTTCATGATGTTCAGCGACCACAGAGAGGATGTCCTTAAAGGA ggcgaTGTTGTGCGTTTGTTCCACGCTGAACAGGAAAAGTTTCTGACCTGCGACGAGTACAAAACCAAACTGCACGTCTTCCTGAGAACGACGCTGAGGCAGTCGGCGACGTCAGCGACCAGCTCCAACGCTCTCTGGGAGATCgag GTCGTCCATCATGACCCGTGCCGTGGGGGGGCGGGGCATTGGAACAGTCTGTACCGGTTCAAACACCTGGCCACAGGAAGCTACCTGGCTGCTGAG GAGAACCCGGGTTATAAGGGAGACAACGTAGAGCTGTCGGCCTCG ATGGATGGTAGCCGTAGCAACAAGCGCTCCCAGGGGGAACGGATCAAGTACAAGCTGGTGGTCGTTCCTCATGGGAACGACATTGCCTCGCTATTCGAGCTGGACCCGACCACCCTCCAGAAAACCGACTCCTTCGTTCCACG GAACTCGTACGTGCGGCTCAGACATCTGTGCACCAACACGTGGATCCAGAGCACTAACGTTCCCATCGACGTGGACGAGGAGCGACCCATCAGGCTCATG TTGGGGACGTGTCCCACCAAAGAAGACAAGGAGGCGTTCTCCATCGTCTCGGTTCCTGTGATGGAGATCCGGGATCTGGACTTTGCTAATGATGCCAGCGCCATGCTGGCCACCGTGGTGAAGCAGTTCAACTCGGGCTTCATCTGCCCGAACGACCGAAG GTTTGCCATCAAGCTGCTGGAGGACGTGGTTTTCTTCGTAGCTGATGTTGTGAACAGcggtcagcaggttctggacgtgGTGATGACCAAACCCAACCGAGAGAGGCAGAAACTGATGAGGGAGCAGAACATCCTGAAGCAG ATCTTCGGCATCATAAAGGCTCCCTTTAAGGACCGGGGGGGAGGGGAGGGACCTCTGCTGCGTCTGGAGGAGCTGATGGACCAGAAGAACACGCTGTACAAGTACATGCTCAGACTCTGCTACAGAGTCCTGAGACACTCTCAGGACGACTACCGCAAAAACCAG GAGCACATAGCGAAGCATTTTGGTGTGATGCAGAGCCAGATTGGTTACGACATCCTGGCCGAAGATACGATCACTGCCCTGCTGCACAACAACCGCAAACTGCTGGAGAAACACATCACCAAGACTGAGGTGGAGACCTTCGTAAGCTTGGTCCGCAAGAACCGAGAGCCCAG GTTTCTGGACTACCTGTCAGACCTGTGTGTGTCTAACAACGTGGCCATCCCCGTCACACAGGAGCTGATCTGTAAATGTGTTCTCGATCCGGATAACCAGGACATCCTCATCAAGACAGA GCGCCGAGTCCCTAAAGAAGCGCCCCATGGTGGTGTCCAGGGGGATTACACAGGGATGGAGGATTATGGAGACGAGGACgag GTGTGGCTGGTTTGGTCTGATAGGAACAAAGAGACACAGGAGAAGAGCATCAGACAGCTGTCTCAGGAGGCAAGACAGGGAAACGCCCACGATGAGAACGTCCTTACCTACTACAG GTACCAGCTGAAGCTCTTTGCCCGCATGTGTTTGGACCGCCAGTACCTGGCTATCCATGAGATCTCCAAGCAGCTGGACGTGGAGCTCATCTTCCTCTGCATGATGGACGAGTCGCTGCCCTTTGACCTGCGGGCGTCCTTCTGTCGCCTCATGCTGCACGCCCACGTAGACCGAGACCCCCAAGAGCTCGTGACCCCCGTCAAATTTGCTCGCCTCTGGACGGAGATCCCGACCTCCATCACCATCAAAGA TTACGATTCCAACTTGGACGACAGCAGAGACAACAAGAAGAATCGCTTTGCCAACACCATGGCGTTCATGGAGGAGTATCTCAACAACGTTCTGAATGAGGAGCTGCCGTTTCACAACGAGGAGAAGAACAAACTCACATACGAG GTGGTTAGCTTGGCCCGACATCTCATCTACTTTGGTTTCTACAGCTTCTTTGAGCTTCTCAGACTCACCAGGACCCTGCTGGGGATCATTGACTGTCGGCCCAATCTCACACAAGCTGGCGAGATGTTCCCGGAGGAAGGATCAG GGAAGAGCGTGAAGCGCTCCATACATGGGATGGGTCACATGATGACCACCATGGTCCTCAACAGGAAGCAGTCCATGTCAGGAGGTGCTGCTGGCAGAGGATCAGGATTCGTGCTGGAGGGACCGAGAGATGGAAAAGACAGTCTTGATAAGCAGGACCTGGTAGTCATGGACACCAAACTCAAGATCCTGGAGATTTTACAG TTCATCCTGAACGTCCGTCTGGACTACCGCATCTCCTTCCTGCTGTCGGTCTTTAAGAAGGAGTTTGTGGATGTTTATCCGATGGCTGAAGCCGACGCTACCACCAACATGGAACAAGCAG CCACCATCAACCTGCAGCAGATTGGAGAGCAGGCAGAGGCCATGTTTGGTGTCAG gaagggAAACAGCATCCTGGAGGTGGATGATGAAGGCGGTAGGATGTTCCTGCGGGTTCTGATCCATCTCACGATGCACAATTACGCTCCTCTGGTGTCTGGAGCTCTGCAGCTGCTTTTTAGACACTTCAGCCAGAGACAGGAAGTCCTGCACACCTTCAAACAG GTTCAGCTGCTGATCTCGGCTCAGGATGTGGACAACTACAAGCTGATTAAAGCGGACCTGGACCGCCTCCGGACCCTGGTGGAGAAATCTGAACTGTGGGTGGAAAAGAAGGGCTCGGGTCGAGGAGAGGGAAAGGAGAAAGATGAG ggggcagcagagggcaaatcCCCAAAGGAGAAGCTGGAGAAGGGAAACGAGAGCTACCAGAACGTCAAAGAG ATCCTGGAGAGGCTGTATAAGATGTGCAGCACTGGAGTTTGGAAGAAGCAACAGAGGCTGCTGAAGAACATGGGGGCTCATAAAGTCATGCTGGACCTGCTCCAGGTCTCCTATGACAAG AACGATGTAAAGATGCAGGAGATCATCAGGTACACTCATCAGTTCCTGCAGAAGTTCTGCATGGGGAACCAGGAGAACCAGGCTCTGCTGCACAAGAACCTGGCCCTCTTCCTCAACCCCGGG CTGCTGGAGGCGGAGACTGTGCAGCACATCTTCAATAACAACTACCAGCTCTGCAGCGAGATCTCTGAGAGCGTCTTGCACCACTTCATCCACTGCCTGGCGACGCACGGCCGCCACGTCCAGTACCTCAACTTCCTGCATACCATCATCAAGGCTGAAGGCAAATACGTGAAGAAGTGCCAGGACATGATCATGACCGAG CTGACGAATGCAGGCGAGGATGTGGTCATCTTTTATAACGACAAAACCTCGTTTGACGTCATGCTGGCGCTGATGGCCGAGAGCCGGGAGGGTGTTGGAGAGAACAGCCCACTCAG GTACCACATTTCTCTGGTGGAGCTGCTGGCCGCCTGCGCTGAAGGGAAGAACGTCTACACGGAGATCAAATGCACgtctctgctgcctctggaggacGCGGTCCGAGTGGTGACTCACCAGGACTGCATCACCGAG gtgaaaaTCGCCTACGTGAACTTTGTGAACCACTGCTACGTGGACACGGAGGTGGAGATGAAGGAGATCTACACATCCAACCACATCTGGAAACTGTTTGATGACTTTACTGTGGACATGGCTCGG GTGTGTAACAAACGAGAGAAACGCCTCTCCGATCCCATTCTAGAGAAGTACATCATCAACGTGGTGTTTGACACCATCACCGCCTTCTTCAGCTCGCCATTCTCAGAGAACAGCACGTCTCTGCAG actcATCACACAATCGTAactcagctcctccagtcctccaTCAGACTCCTGGACTGTCCCTGGCTCCAGCAGCAGCACAGAGGACAAGTGGAGACCTGCATCAAGACGCTCTCCATGACAG CGAAGAACCGGTCCATCCCGCTCTCTTTGGAGCTGGAGGCCCTGATCAAGAACGTGCTGGCCAACTCGGTTCAGAACTCTCTGAACCGCTCCAACCCAAACTACAAATCCATGTCCCGGTCCGCCAGACCCATTCCCTCCAGTAACCCCTGGGACTACAAGAACATCATCGAGAAGCTGCAG gacatCATCAACACGCTGGAGGAGCGTTTGAAGCCGCTGGTGAATGCTGAACTCTCCGTGTTGGTGGACGTTCTCCATCAGCCGGAGTTGCTGTTCCAGGAGGGAACCGACGTCCGGCAGCGCTGCGAGTCCGGAGGCTTCATCTCCAA GCTGATCCAGCACACCAAGACTCTGATGTCCTCGGAGGAGAAGCTGTGCATCAAAGTTCTGAGAACGCTGCAGGAGATGTTGATCAGGACTCTGGACTTTGATGAAAAG GGAATTTCACTGAGGAAGGTTCTGCTGCAGAACTACTTGTTTCCAAACAAAAAGAACAACCAGAAGAATGAGCTGGCTGAACTAGGAGCtgctg GTAGTGAGCAGGAGCGAGACTGGGCCATGGTGGCTGCTGTTCAGTGCCGTTTGGACCGAGAAGGAGGAACAAAGCTGTTCACGGATCTGGTGATGAGCACCAAGAACGACAAGATCTTCCAGGAGAGCATCCAGCTGGCCATCTgtctcctggagggagggaacACAGAGATCCAG AACTCCTTCTACAAACTGATGATGGGCGACAACAAGTCCGAGAAGTTCTTCAAAGTTCTTGATGACAGGATGAAAGAAGCTCAGATGGACATTAAAGCAACAGTTTCTGTCAACGTCAGCGAGATGACGCACAAAGCTAACGAGAAGGAGCTGGAGAGCG CAGGATCTGCGGCGCTGGTTCTTCCTGGTTCAGGAGGTCACCCTCTGCTGGTGCAGGGTCAGTCCGTCGCCTCCGCCCTACCGGCTCAGCCTCCTCCAGAGCAGCCGGAGATGGAGATGGGACCGGCCGTCACCATCATGAAACCCATCCTCAGGTTCCTGCAGCTGCTGTGTGAGAACCACAACCAGAACCTGCAG AACTTTCTGCGGGTCCAGAACAACAAAACCAACTATAACCTGGTTTGTGAGACTCTGCAGTTCCTGGACATCATGTGTGGCAGCACCACCGGTGGACTGGGCCTTCTGGGCCTCTACATCAACGAATCCAACGTCCACCTGATCATCCAGACCCTGGAGACGCTCACAGAGTACTGCCAGGGCCCGTGTCAGGAGAACCAG ACGTGCATCGTTACCCACGAGTCCAACGGCATCGACATCATCACCGCTCTGATCCTGAATGACATCAGTCCTCTGTCTCGATACCGAATGGAGATGGTTTTACAGCTGAAG GACAACGCCTCCAAGCTACTGCTGGCACTGATGGAGAGTCGCCATGACAACGAGAACGCCGAGAGGATCCTGTTCAACCTGCGGCCTCGAGAGctg gTGGAGGTCATAAAGAAGGCCTACCTTCAGGACTGTGAGTGTGAGGAGGTGGAGGTGTCTTCTCGGGAAGTGGGACACAACATCTACATCCTAGCTCAGCAG CTGGCGAGACACAACAAGTTTCTCCAGAACCTCCTGAAGCCGCAAAAGAAGAGTCCAGAGGGAGAGGAGGGCATCTCCTCCATG CTGAACCTGAACAACCGCCCTCTGTCTCAGATGCTGAAGTCCTCGGCTCCTGttgatgtggtggaacaggaccCGTTAGAGTTCTACGACCAGCTAACATCTCAGATAGAG ATTGTCCGGGAGGACCGCAGCATGGAGCAGATCGTCTTTCCCGTCCATCCCATCTGTGAGTTTCTGACGGAGGAGTCAAAGTCCAGAGTGTTCAACACCACGGAGCAGGACGagcaggggtcaaaggtcacacactTCTTTGAGCAGACGTCCTTCCTGCACGGAGAGATGGAGTGGCAGAAGAAGCTGAGGA GTATGCCCGTGTTGTACTGGTTCTCCAGACGGATGAGTCTGTGGGGGACCATCTCGTTCAACCTCGCTGTCTTCATCAACCTCATCATCGCCTTCTTCTACCCCTACGACTCGGGCCAAG GAGCCATCGATGACTCCATGCTGTTGATGCTGTTCTGGATCCTGACCGGACTTTCGGTTCTGGGTCTGCTCTCTCAGCGTGGTCTGCAGCCGCTCACCCTGGCTCTGATCCTCAGGTCCATCTACCACCTGGGCATCGGCAACACCCTCATCCTGCTTGGGTCGCTGAAC CTGATCAACAAGGTGGTGTTTGTGGTGAGCTTTGTGGGGAACAACGGGACCTTCATTATGGGCTACAAGGCCATGGTGATGGATGTGGAGTTCCTGTACCACCTGGCCTACGTCCTGACCTCCACCCTGGGCCTGTTTGTCCATGAGCTCTTCTACAGCATCCTG CTCTTCGACCTGATTTACCGAGAGGAGACGCTGTTCAACGTAATAAAGAGCGTCACTCGCAACGGGCGTTCCATCCTGCTGACGGCACTGCTCGCCCTCATCCTCGTCTACCTCTTCTCCATTGTGGGCTTTCTCTTCCTGAAGGAGGACTTCATCATGGAGGTGGATCATCTGTCTCAGATTGCTGAAG CTCCTGGGCAGAGTGAAGCCTCGCAGGACTTCCTCAGCTCGTGTTCTTCAGACGGAGTCAGCTGCACCGCGGAGGTCGGCAACCGGCCTGAGGAGGACG ACGAGGCGAACACGGAGCGAGCGTGTGACACGCTGCTCATGTGCATCGTTACCGTGATGAACCACGGACTGAGGAATGGAGGCGGAGTTGGAGATGTTCTCAGAAAACCATCTAAGAAC GAGCCGCTGTTTCCTGCTCGAGTTGTCTACGACCTGCTCTTCTacttcatcgtcatcatcatcgttcTCAACCTGATCTTTGGCGTCATCATTGACACGTTCGCCGACTTGAGGAGCGAGAAACAAAAGAAGGAGGAGATCCTGAAGACCACGTGCTTCATCTGTG GTCTGGAGAGAGATAAGTTTGACAACAAAACGGTGTCATTTGAGGAGCACATCAAACTGGAGCACAACATCTGGAACTACCTGTACTTCATCGTCCTGGTGCGTGAGAAGAACAAGACGGACTACACGGGACCGGAGAGCTACGTGGCTCACATGATCAAG aACAACAACCTGGACTGGTTCCCACGAATGCAGGCCATGTCTCTGGTGGTCACCGACAGCGACGGCGAGCAGAACGAGATGCGGATGCTGCAGGACAAGCTGGCGTCGACCATGAAGGTGGTGATGAATCTGACCACGCAGCTCAATGATCTCAAAGAACAG ATGACAGAGCAGAGGAAGAGGAAGCAGAGGCTGGGCTTCCAGGATGTCCAGGTGGGAGCAAGTGTGGCGATTCCCCCGACAGCCGCCGGAGGAAACCATCAGATCtacaaaacataa